CGCTGGTTTTTCTGAGCACATGCCGGTTGAGCAACCACGCGAGCGGCATCGCGACGCTGATACCCACGAGATGCATCGCAAAGAGCGCGACGGCGGCCCATAAAGCGCCAAAGCGCGGCTCGATAAATGCACCGATAAAGAGTACGTAGACTGGCAACCGCGCCGAACACGACATCAGCGGTGCAATCAGAATGGTTGCCATGCGCGCGCGGTCAGTGGGCATCACCCGCGCCGAAAGAATACCCGGCACGGCGCAAGCAAAACTTGAAAGCAGCGGTATAAATGCGCGACCGTTCAGGCCTGTCCAGCCGAGCAGTTTGTCTGACAAGAATGCCGCGCGCGCCAGATACCCGGTCTCTTCGAGTATCGCAATAAACAGAAACAAAATCATAATCTGCGGAACAAACACCAGCACTGACCCGGCGCCGGCAATTACGCCATCGGCGATGAGCGATGCGGTCACGGGGTAGCCGGCAAGCCCTGAACGGGCAGCCTGGCCCATGCCTTTCATAAATCCGTCTATCGCGTCCATAACCGGCTTGGCGCCGGCATAGATGCTGAAGAACATCGCGCCGATTATCAAAGTGAACGCGAGCAAACCAAAAACGCGGTGCGTCAGCAAGGCATCGATTTTTTTCGTGGGGGAGCTCTTAACTTCTGCCTTCTGCACCGCTTTGCGCAGTATCTTATCGATCGCCGCGTAGGTTTCGTCAATATCCCCTCCCCCGACCCCGACCCCTCCCCGCATGCGGGGAGGGGTGCCAGAGGCGGGGTGGGGACATTCACCGACGATCACTTCGACCAGCGACGCAATGTGCTGCTTCGTGGCCTGCGTCACTTCGACGACGCGAAAACCAAGCGCCTTTTCGAGTGCTTGCACATCAACGGTGTAACCGCGCCGTTTCGCGATATCGCTCATCGTCAGCACGGCAATTGCAGACACACCGGTTTCTTGAACCTGCAGACACAGGTAGAGCGAACGTTTCAGGTTGCCTGCATCGAGCACCACCACCGCGAGATCGGGCTTTTGTTCACCGCCCGCTTCGCCGTGCAAGACGCGCGAGGTGATTTCTTCGTCGGCTGATTTTGGTTTGAGGCTATACGTGCCCGGTAGGTCAATAACCTCAAAACCTTCGTGGCCTTCTAATAATCCCGCTTTTTTTTCGACGGTGACGCCGGCATAGTTACCCGTATGCTGCCGCGCGCCACAGAGTGCGTTGAAGATCGTGGTCTTACCCGCATTGGGGTTACCGATCAATGCGACGCGAAACGATGCGGGCTGCGACGGTCGCGCGACAACCTGCGGTTGACGAGTTTGACCTGACTTTTTCTTATTTGATTTTGCGCGCAGCATTAGGCGACCGTGATTCCCGCGAGATCGGCGCGCCTGACAATAATCGGGGCATCGAGTACCTGCAAAATAACAGGGTCGCCAAACGGGGCCAGCTTGACGAGCTGAACATGTTCGCCTTTCACCAATCCGATTTCGGCGAGGCGCTCGTTCGCGACCGGCGTCGCGACGATCGTGCCACCTTCGCCTGGCATCAGCTCAGTCAAAAACCGCACGACGGGAAGGTTCTGCTTTTTTGGCTCACGTTTCATGTTCGACCTTTAATTTAACCGTAGTCTCCGTTAAGCTTGAGCCTGCTATGCGACCCGTCTTCGGGTCTCTGCCTCAGAGCCTGTCGAAGGAGCCTGCCCTGAGCCTGTCGAAGGGCACTTCGCACATGCCGCTCTGCGCCGGTGAGATATATAGTTGAACACCAAATAAGCGGCAGCTAATGCCACTGCCCCGCCCGCAAACAGATAATCGACCATACTTTCAGCCCGCGTTTACCGACGCGCCGTCAAGCCAATTGAGAATGATTGTCAATTAAGTTTGGGGGGATCCTATTCCAGCAGCAGAATCTTCAATGACTCTAGCAGTTGCCGCTGGTTCTTCGCCGACAGCACACCGCGTTGCTCGACGAAACGGCGATTGTCGATCGAGCGCACCTGATCGACCAGAATGTCAGAAGCGCGCTTCAACCCGGCAGGCTTCAGGTCGATATGCACGCGCAGTATCTCTGCTTTGGGAGCTACCTTGGTCGATATCGGGCAAACAATAGTGCTGGGATGTACCCCGTTCAGCAGGTCGGTCTGCACAACAACAACAGGCCGCTTCTTACCGGGCTCGGTACCATATCTTGGATTCAAGTCAGCAATATAAACGCCGAATTTCTCAATTCTCACGGTTCGACAAGCTCACCGCGGCGTGCCATCAACGATCATTTCAAGCTCTTTGAGCATGGCCAACGAATCTGCGGCGACGAGTTTTGACTCAACCGCCAACTTCTCTCTCAGCTCGCGCCTACGCTCCAGTGCGTTATAGGCCCTTATGGCTTCGTTGATGTATGCATTGCGCGAAATCTTGCGCCGTTTCACAAAATGCTCCGCATCTTGTAAGATATCGTCTTCAACCTTGAGAGACATGGCTTGCATGGTATCACCTTTAGTGACACTTTAATAATATCTAAAAGCCTCGTCAAGATAATTTGCATGGCTTTCATGGGACACTGCGGCCTCATCGCAAACAAAACCTGCCCTCTGCGTCATGCCCGCGAAGGCGGGCATCTATAATCATTTGTGCGGCGACCAGATTCCCGCTTTCGCGGGAATGACATATGAGCCGAAGACTCGCCCAATCGCTGTGGTATTGAATTCAGAACACACTCTCCAAAAACCTACCCATGCGCTTCTTACCGAGCGCTGGGGCTGGCTTACCGTTCACAATCGCTGCCTGGCCCGCAATAAAGACGTGCCGCGCGGCCGCGCCTTCATTCACGATGCGGTCAAATTTGAAGCCTTTGCTCCACGGCATGAGCTTCACTTTTTCGAGTGAGTCGTCGAGGCGCTTCGGGTCAATCACGACCACGTCGGCCTGCGCACCGGGTTTGAGAACTCCCGCGTCGAGGCCAAACCAGCCGGCGAGCTCACCCGTGAGCCGCCATACCGCTTTTTCAACAGGCATGATCGGTTTGCCCAAAAGCTCCGCATCACGCACCTGCTTGAGCATGCGCAGCGGAAAATTGTAGAACGCCATGTTCCTGAGATGGGCGCCCGAATCAGCAAAGCTCATGAGCGTCGCCGGGTTCTGCATGATCTCGGCGACCTTCTCGGGCCGGTGGTTCGCGAGGCAGGTATGCCAGCGAATGCCGCGGTCGTAGGTGAGCAAAAGGTCGAGAAACGTATCGATGACATCTTGGCCGCGTGCCGCGGCGACGTCGGCGAAACTCTTGCCGATGAGCGCTTTGTCGGGGCAGCTTAAGATCGTCGTGTCAGACAAATCGCGGTGCCAGACTTTCGGCGCGAGCTTGCGCAGCATGTCCTTCTTAAACCGGTGGCGAAATGATTTGTCTTCCAGCAGCGCGTGGCGCTTTTCGAGATTTTTCGCGGCGTCGCGTATTTTCTGCCCGGCGAAAAACTCTTCAAAGAGCACGGAATCCCAGCCATCGTAATAGAGGTCGAACGGTACCGGTGGCGATTGCCAGCGGTAGTTGCCGCGAAAGACCTTGTTCGCGAGCCACGACACCAGCTGCGCCAGCTGCAAGACGTACGGGTCGGCCTTGAGATCCATCATCGTGATCACGGTCGTGCGCAGCGGCTCGCGCACAATGCCCCCACTCGCGAGCGCCATGCCAAGCACGTTGACGCGCGTGATCAGGTTCGGTGCGGATTGATGGATGCGGTGGCGACGGCGCAACAGTTCGAGCAGCGGCTTTTTTTCAGCGCGGCGCGCATAATAACTCGGCAGCGACGCCGACCACTCGCGCTCGCCGTCGAGGCGGTCCCACGGGTTAGTCATGCAGCTCATACCCAGAAAGCCGGCATCAAGCGCTTCGGCGAGCAGCGTCTCCATCTGTTTCTGTTCAGCCGGCGTGGGGCGTTCGCCCGTGACCGAACGGTGCAGCCCCATCGCGCGGGCGCGCAGGTCACTGTGGCCCATGAAGCTCGCTACGTTGGGGCCAATCGGGTGCTTATCGATCCACTTGCGGTAGCCGAGCGGCGAATCCCATTTCTTAATCTTCTTTAATAAGGGCAGAACCACTTCGCGCGGCACCGCCTCGACACGCGTGAACATATCGGCACAGTCTTCGGGGCTCGAAGCCACAAAACTCACCGAGCAGCTGCCCACCACCACGCTCGTCACACCGTGCCGCACCGATTCGGTTAGTCCCGGTGACAGCGCAAGCTCCGCGTCGTAATGCGTGTGGGTATCGAGAAAACCCGGCGTGACCCACATGCCTTTGGCATCGATGCGTTTCGCATTTGCAGCCTTGATGCTGCCACGGGGGGCAATCGCGGCAATTTTGCCGTTTTCGATGAGGACATCCGATGCGCTCGGTTGTGCCCCGGTACCATCGTAGACAGTACCATTTTGGATCAGCAGACGTGCAGCCATGGCTCATGCCCGCAACGTAGCCGATTTGGCGTCAACCGCCATTTTGAAATCAAGTGCTTTTCAATCGGCGATCAGAAACGTGAATGGTCTGTGATTTCGCGAAACATTTTTCGCCTGCTAATCCTCTGCATTTTGGTGCCCACGGCAATCTCAGCTGAAGCTGTCTTTCTCAAGCTGGGCTACGGCGGCATCTGGCAGTTCTATGAAGAACCACTGCCTGCATCCACTCCACTTTCATCGGGGGCATCTGCATCAACGGGTCAAAAGGCAAACGCCGTTGGACAGGGAGACCGGTTCGCACTCGGTTTTGATCTGAAACTCACAAAGCAGCACGCGTTCTCAGGTGCATTGGAGACCGATCTCGCGTTTACCCACCGCTCGCTTGCCCTGGGTGGTCTGGCCTACAAGTGGTTTCCCTTCGATTGGTACAATGCACCGTTTGTCGGAGCCGGTATCGATTATTTCGGCATCTCGCTCGGTACAGCAAATGTTGTCGATCGTTTCGGACTGCACCTTGCCTACGGTTTGAATATCCAGTTTCCCGAGAATATCTACCTGATTGTCGATTTCAAGAATGTGTTCTTCGACGCTGTTTCCAATCAAGTGGGCACTGAAAGGTATACGCATTTTCTTATTTTGACAGCTTCATTTGCCTATCGGATACCCGTTGGCGACTAATCTCTGCCCCTGCGGTGCGGCTTCGGCTAGATGCCTTTAGCGAGCCCTGTAAAGGACATGCATCCTTTTTTACTGTGCGCGCTGAATTGCGCAGCTGATTTTTCCCGCCATGAAAGCCCATGTGCTCGAAAACAGTTTTGGCATTGAGAACATTAGCTTGCGCGAGCGCGAGGTGGCGGATCTAGATTCGCATGAAATCCGCATCGCGATGAAGGCGGTATCGCTCAACTTTCGCGACTACCTGATGGTCACCGGCAATTATAACCCCAAACTCAAACTGCCCATGGTACCGCTCTCTGACGGCGCGGGCGAAGTTGTCGCGGTCGGCAAGTCGGTCACGCGCTTCAAGGTCGGCGACCGTGTGATGCCGACCTTCTCACAGAACTGGATTGCGAAGCGCCCGGTAAGCGACGATTTACGTAAGAGCACGCTCGGCGGCCCGCTCGACGGTACTGCCTGCGAGATCATGCAGGTACCCGAATGGGCGGCGGTCGAGATTCCCGAGGGACTCAGCTACGCCGAAGCGGCGACGCTGCCATGCGCTGCGCTCACTGCCTGGTCGTCGCTTGTGACGATGAACCAAGCGAAGCCAGGCGAATACGTGGTGGTGCTCGGCACCGGCGGCGTTTCGATCTTCGCGCTGCAGTTTGCCAAAATGCTCGGCTGCAAAGTTATAGCAACTTCGAGCTCCGACGACAAACTAAAGAAGGCCGAAGAGCTCGGCGCCGACTACGTCATTAACTACAAAGAAAAACCCGACTGGGCAAAAGAGGTGCGCAAGATTACGAAGATGCAGGGCGCCGACCACATCATCGAAGTGGGCGGTGCCGGCACGCTCGAGCAGTCCATTCGCGCGGTGCGCATGGACGGAGTCATCAATCTCATCGGTATTCTCGCCGGTTCGTCGAAAGAGCTCAACCTGCTGCCGATTCTGATGCAGAACGTGCGCATGCAGGGCATTCTCGTCGGTGGCCGCGAGGCATTCGAAGACATGTGCCGCGCGGTTACGGCGAATGGACTCAAACCCGCAATTGATAAGACGTTTGGTTTTGCCGAATTGCAGGATTCGATACGGTACCTCAAGAGCGGCAGCCATTTTGGAAAGGTTGTAGTCGAGGTGGGGTAGAGAATTCATTTGCCCCCGAATTAATTCGGGGGCAAATGAAAGGCTATCAATCCCAAGAAGAACTTGACCGACAGTGGCAACCGGCTGCGCATTGCAGAATCAGTGGCAATAATCAAATGCAATTGGAATTACGAATCGCGATTTTGGCCTTAACCGTTTTTCTCTCAGCCTGCCTTACGTCGCGAAATCCAACGACTTATGGGGTGAATCTTAGCCCAGTACCGGTGCGAAAAGAAAAGGTCGAAAAGGCTTGCCATGGGCAAACCCAGACTGGCGGGCAAGTCCAAGCGAGTCTCGAAGAGTGCCAACGAAAACTCTTAGGAAACGATTATTACGAGGGGCTGAAATTAGGCACGGAACGGTAATGGCAAAGCCGAATTTCCATTGCCCCCGAATTAATTCGGGGGCAATGGAAGGGATTATCAACCCCAAGAAAAACTTGACCCGTCGTAACCTTCTGCACCGCATCGTCCTACCTGCTAGAGGAAAGTAAATGCAAAAAATCCGCCTGATTGTACCGATTATCTTCGCAACCCTGCTCGCCGCCTGCGGCGGCGGAGGTAGCGCATCGGGTGCTGCAGCGGACCCGGGCGGCGGTTCGGGTCAGACCGGTGACACGACAGCTCCTACTGTGGGTGCTGCAATTTCTTTTAGTGGGATCTCAGACACTACTATCACTGTCTCGTGGGGGGCGGCATCGGACGCCGGGACTGCGACGGCAAATCTACAGTACCGTCTGGTGCGCGCTGCGAGTGCAGCCGAAATTGACACCATTGCAAAAGTAGACGATGCAGCCGCAGGTGTCACCGTCATTGACAACTATACAGCTGCACTCACGTCACGCAATGTCACTGGTCTTGCTGCTAGCACGACGTATTTTTTTGCCGTAGTGGTCCGCGATGCAGTCGGCAATAAGGCGATCTACACCCCTGCGAGCGCGACGACCTCAGTTGCAGGCACCACCGCCTCACCAGTCTTCAACCCTGCACCTGGCACCTTCGGCACGGCACCTAACCTGCAGATGACTTCGTCGACCAGCGGTGCTGTCATCTGTTATACATCGAATGGCGCAACCCCCGTCTGCAATGGTGCAAAAACCGGTTGTACGACCGGTATACTCTATTCTTCGGCAATTTCAGTCGCGGCAACCGCGACTTACAAAGCCATCGCGTGCAAGACCGGTAATACGGATTCATCTGAAACCAGCGGGCTCTACACCATCGACACAACTGCACCGACTGTCGCTTCGACGACGCCAGCAGACAGCGCAACCGGCATTTCAACGGGCAGCACAATCGCCGTTACCTTTTCTGAAGCGATGACACCTTCGACGCTTAAGGCAGCCACGACGACGAGCTGTCTCACCGATTCACCGACAGTTCAGGTCTCGACCAATAACTTTGCGAACTGTATACCAATGACCTCGGCAACGCTCTCGACAAGCGACAATATTACGTTCACCATGACACCCGCGTCGGCGCTCAGCACTTTTACGGTTTACAAGATTCGCGTGACAACTGGCGCGCAAGATGTAGTAGGCAATGCCATCGCAGCACAGTATACATCCCCCAATGGTTTTACGACTGCACTCGCTGGCGCATTGACAATCAACAGCCTCACACCTGCATCGGGTACGTACAGCACAGCGCAGGCAGCTGCAGCAACCACGACGGAAACCGGCGCATCGATCTGCTATACGACAAACGGTGTCGACCCGACAGCAGGTACTCCGGGCACATGCGACACTTCGTTCGTGAATGAGGGCCAGACGATTGCAATCGGCACGACCCTCACGCTAAAGGTGCTCGCGACAAAGGCCGGTCACACGAATTCTGCGGTAGCGACGCGCAACTACACCATCACCCCGGCTGTGACCGGAACCTTGCCGGCAAACGGCGATACGGGTGCCGACCCTGCGGGGACTATAACCATTGGCTTTAGTAAGACGATGAACCGTACGAGCTTCAGCTTCAATGCTACAGCCGGTGCATGCTCTGGCAATATTCAGGTTTCGGCGGATAACTTCACCAATTGTATC
The sequence above is a segment of the Turneriella parva DSM 21527 genome. Coding sequences within it:
- the feoB gene encoding ferrous iron transporter B; the protein is MLRAKSNKKKSGQTRQPQVVARPSQPASFRVALIGNPNAGKTTIFNALCGARQHTGNYAGVTVEKKAGLLEGHEGFEVIDLPGTYSLKPKSADEEITSRVLHGEAGGEQKPDLAVVVLDAGNLKRSLYLCLQVQETGVSAIAVLTMSDIAKRRGYTVDVQALEKALGFRVVEVTQATKQHIASLVEVIVGECPHPASGTPPRMRGGVGVGGGDIDETYAAIDKILRKAVQKAEVKSSPTKKIDALLTHRVFGLLAFTLIIGAMFFSIYAGAKPVMDAIDGFMKGMGQAARSGLAGYPVTASLIADGVIAGAGSVLVFVPQIMILFLFIAILEETGYLARAAFLSDKLLGWTGLNGRAFIPLLSSFACAVPGILSARVMPTDRARMATILIAPLMSCSARLPVYVLFIGAFIEPRFGALWAAVALFAMHLVGISVAMPLAWLLNRHVLRKTSESPFILELPEYHLPRLQNVWRRVYDAAMNFLKRVGGIIFALSIVIWALAYFPHSQKLTNLTTMQFAIEKGIKVTHLPTHIANLKADERKAFEEELQTRLQSVHLRDSYLGRFGVAVEPFFRPLGFDWKISVAVLAAFPAREVFVSTLGIIFSVNDADESPEVLGKQLIAEKRPDGKPTYDALLAISVMIFFALCAQCMSTLATIRRELNSTVWAVTVFVVLTSLAYAASFAVYQTGRWIG
- a CDS encoding FeoA family protein; protein product: MKREPKKQNLPVVRFLTELMPGEGGTIVATPVANERLAEIGLVKGEHVQLVKLAPFGDPVILQVLDAPIIVRRADLAGITVA
- a CDS encoding type II toxin-antitoxin system PemK/MazF family toxin; this translates as MRIEKFGVYIADLNPRYGTEPGKKRPVVVVQTDLLNGVHPSTIVCPISTKVAPKAEILRVHIDLKPAGLKRASDILVDQVRSIDNRRFVEQRGVLSAKNQRQLLESLKILLLE
- a CDS encoding N-acyl-D-amino-acid deacylase family protein, which translates into the protein MAARLLIQNGTVYDGTGAQPSASDVLIENGKIAAIAPRGSIKAANAKRIDAKGMWVTPGFLDTHTHYDAELALSPGLTESVRHGVTSVVVGSCSVSFVASSPEDCADMFTRVEAVPREVVLPLLKKIKKWDSPLGYRKWIDKHPIGPNVASFMGHSDLRARAMGLHRSVTGERPTPAEQKQMETLLAEALDAGFLGMSCMTNPWDRLDGEREWSASLPSYYARRAEKKPLLELLRRRHRIHQSAPNLITRVNVLGMALASGGIVREPLRTTVITMMDLKADPYVLQLAQLVSWLANKVFRGNYRWQSPPVPFDLYYDGWDSVLFEEFFAGQKIRDAAKNLEKRHALLEDKSFRHRFKKDMLRKLAPKVWHRDLSDTTILSCPDKALIGKSFADVAAARGQDVIDTFLDLLLTYDRGIRWHTCLANHRPEKVAEIMQNPATLMSFADSGAHLRNMAFYNFPLRMLKQVRDAELLGKPIMPVEKAVWRLTGELAGWFGLDAGVLKPGAQADVVVIDPKRLDDSLEKVKLMPWSKGFKFDRIVNEGAAARHVFIAGQAAIVNGKPAPALGKKRMGRFLESVF
- a CDS encoding zinc-dependent alcohol dehydrogenase family protein; amino-acid sequence: MKAHVLENSFGIENISLREREVADLDSHEIRIAMKAVSLNFRDYLMVTGNYNPKLKLPMVPLSDGAGEVVAVGKSVTRFKVGDRVMPTFSQNWIAKRPVSDDLRKSTLGGPLDGTACEIMQVPEWAAVEIPEGLSYAEAATLPCAALTAWSSLVTMNQAKPGEYVVVLGTGGVSIFALQFAKMLGCKVIATSSSDDKLKKAEELGADYVINYKEKPDWAKEVRKITKMQGADHIIEVGGAGTLEQSIRAVRMDGVINLIGILAGSSKELNLLPILMQNVRMQGILVGGREAFEDMCRAVTANGLKPAIDKTFGFAELQDSIRYLKSGSHFGKVVVEVG
- a CDS encoding Ig-like domain-containing protein translates to MQKIRLIVPIIFATLLAACGGGGSASGAAADPGGGSGQTGDTTAPTVGAAISFSGISDTTITVSWGAASDAGTATANLQYRLVRAASAAEIDTIAKVDDAAAGVTVIDNYTAALTSRNVTGLAASTTYFFAVVVRDAVGNKAIYTPASATTSVAGTTASPVFNPAPGTFGTAPNLQMTSSTSGAVICYTSNGATPVCNGAKTGCTTGILYSSAISVAATATYKAIACKTGNTDSSETSGLYTIDTTAPTVASTTPADSATGISTGSTIAVTFSEAMTPSTLKAATTTSCLTDSPTVQVSTNNFANCIPMTSATLSTSDNITFTMTPASALSTFTVYKIRVTTGAQDVVGNAIAAQYTSPNGFTTALAGALTINSLTPASGTYSTAQAAAATTTETGASICYTTNGVDPTAGTPGTCDTSFVNEGQTIAIGTTLTLKVLATKAGHTNSAVATRNYTITPAVTGTLPANGDTGADPAGTITIGFSKTMNRTSFSFNATAGACSGNIQVSADNFTNCIGFTIPAGNASSFVLTPAATLASATTYKVKVTTGAQDTSGNAATAFEHATGFTTRYYRTESIDGTNNFVAGETFATTQGVAGDVYVTADSTYLYVGVRHTDIQASGAGAGNKFAYILFATDLNDANGLNTSSDSKAKFGAASKMRWHWKTRIDGANYTEYQQANGTNWSTTWNDNKNDWRAAGYVEARILLTEFGGTAPSAIKIAAYIVDYNGDSGNGWVYNLLSGATEGSGSVARDLVKYIDYNRTLSTTPNATATGNF